The segment ACGCGATCCAGGTGGATCCCGTGGCGGTCGCACAGGCACTGGGTGTGAACTAAAGAGTTGGAAACCACCATGACGACACGGACGACGATCGGCGCCGCCGACGCGGAATGCGTTCTGGCCGAGGGGATTTCGGTCCGAGTTCGAGTTCCGGGATCGAGCGCGAACCTGGGACCCGGCTTCGACTGCCTGGGCCTGGCGCTGTCGGTCTACGACGAGGTGGCGGTCACCGTCACCGACGGCGGAATCACCGTCGCCGTGACCGGCGAAGCCGCCGACCGGGTGCCGCTCGACGGGCGTCACCTCGTCGCCCGTGCCGTTGTGCGTGGATTCGAGGCGGCCGGTGTCGCCGTCCCCGGATTCCACCTGGAGACCACGAACGCGATCCCGCATTCGCGGGGACTCGGCTCGTCTGCCGCGGCAGTGGTCGGCGGACTGGCCGCCGCATCGGCGCTCGTGGCAGCGGACGGTCGTCGCCCGGCGCTCGACGACGAGACGCTGGTGCAGCTCTCAAGCGAATTCGAGGGACACCCCGACAACGCTGCGGCATCGGTTCTCGGCTCCGCGGTGGTCACGTGGTCGCGGGGGAGCGACGAATACTTCGCCCGCCGCCTGCAGGTCCACCCGTCGGTGGTCGTGACCGCGTTCGTGCCGCAGTTCGAATCGTCGACCGAAGCCACCCGCGGCCTGCTGCCGGATTCGGTGCCGCGCGCCGACGCCGTGTTCAATGTCAGCCGTGCGGCGCTCGGCGTGGTCGCGTTGACCGCAGATCCCGACTGCCTGATGGACGCGACCCAGGATCGGCTGCACCAGGACTACCGCGCCGAGGCACTCGCCGACACGACACGGCTGGTGCGGGCATTGCGCGAAGCCGGTCACGCCGCTACCGTGTCGGGTGCTGGACCGTCGGTGCTGGTGCTGGGAACCGCGCCGCTCGGACATCACGAGACCGAACTCGCCGCAGGCCTGGGATTCGCCATGATTCCCGTCGACGTGGCGGACGGCGTCGAGGTCATTTCCTAAGTTCGCGCCTACCCGGTGGTACGCTGACTGTGCCCCGCCGGAACCCAGGGCGTGTCTGATCTCCACCCGATTGTCCGGCGAACCAACAAATTTTGTTTCTCTGCCCATCTGGGCGGGAACCCCGGTATCTGAAATCCGGGGAACGAAAGGAATTCCGTGACCGAAACGGATGTGCAGGCACCGAAGCGGGCCCGTACCGGACTTTCCGCCATGCTGCTGCCCGAGCTTCGTGCGCTGGCAGGCGAGCTCGGCATCAAGGGCACCTCGGGCATGCGCAAGGGGGACCTGATCGAC is part of the Gordonia phthalatica genome and harbors:
- the thrB gene encoding homoserine kinase translates to MTTRTTIGAADAECVLAEGISVRVRVPGSSANLGPGFDCLGLALSVYDEVAVTVTDGGITVAVTGEAADRVPLDGRHLVARAVVRGFEAAGVAVPGFHLETTNAIPHSRGLGSSAAAVVGGLAAASALVAADGRRPALDDETLVQLSSEFEGHPDNAAASVLGSAVVTWSRGSDEYFARRLQVHPSVVVTAFVPQFESSTEATRGLLPDSVPRADAVFNVSRAALGVVALTADPDCLMDATQDRLHQDYRAEALADTTRLVRALREAGHAATVSGAGPSVLVLGTAPLGHHETELAAGLGFAMIPVDVADGVEVIS